One window of Pocillopora verrucosa isolate sample1 chromosome 9, ASM3666991v2, whole genome shotgun sequence genomic DNA carries:
- the LOC136283236 gene encoding uncharacterized protein yields the protein MAETCKLSMEASVLLLSFLFYSGIIIPLSSGCSAGEECRSIVFKEPLKGKVIEGHLIRLVEVPHQGRCNVLCYMEPNCVSINLGPSQGGNYICELNNASDESPGSSVLQSKQDYTHLSIENPCSSSPCFNNGTCHAGYTDKGFRCKCPSGFIGAYCNKTCSFDFEDGIGGWEMTGTAFIYQPTFGDNPAARYRESAQQQGDWWIGGAENRPRESDPAGWQHPAQADPPQGTLISPCFRIVGRDISFLIGGGCNISDIRAELIVKNQVVRTETGNCKETMYRKSWDVKEFIGQYAQVRLVDERNCCWGHINFDDLKGDIICPHYLNENN from the exons ATGGCGGAAACGTGTAAGCTGAGTATGGAAGCTTCCGTTTTACTTTTAAGCTTTCTCTTTTATAGCGGTATAATTATTCCGTTATCCTCTGGATGTTCCGCAG GTGAAGAATGTCGAtccattgttttcaaagaacCACTAAAGGGCAAAGTCATAGAGGGGCACTTAATCAGGCTTGTAGAGGTACCCCACCAAGGGAGATGTAACGTGCTGTGCTATATGGAGCCCAATTGTGTGTCCATAAATTTGGGGCCTTCGCAAGGAGGCAACTACATTTGTGAGTTAAACAATGCTTCGGACGAAAGTCCAGGCTCATCCGTCCTTCAGAGTAAACAAGATTATACTCATTTAAGCATCGAG aatccatgcagcagcAGTCCTTGTTTCAACAATGGAACTTGTCATGCTGGATACACCGATAAAGGATTTCGTTGCAAATGTCCTTCAGGGTTCATTGGCGCATACTGCAATAAAA CCTGCAGCTTTGACTTTGAAGATGGAATCGGTGGATGGGAAATGACAGGCACAGCTTTCATTTATCAACCAACATTTGGTGACAATCCAGCAGCACGCTACAGAGAAAGCGCCCAGCAACAAGGGGACTGGTGGATAGGGGGAGCTGAGAATCGACCCCGCGAAAGCGATCCAGCAGGATGGCAGCACCCAGCACAAGCCGACCCACCCCAAGGAACTCTCATTTCTCCTTGTTTCCGTATCGTTGGCAGAGATATCTCGTTTCTCATCGGTGGAGGATGTAACATAAGTGATATTCGTGCGGAACTTATTGTCAAAAACCAG GTTGTCAGAACAGAAACAGGCAACTGCAAAGAGACAATGTATCGTAAGAGCTGGGACGTAAAAGAATTCATTGGTCAATACGCCCAAGTCAGACTAGTTGATGAGAGGAATTGTTGTTGGGGTCACATCAACTTTGACGACCTTAAAGGAGACATCATTTGTCCTCACTATTTAAACGAAAACAACTGA
- the LOC136283234 gene encoding uncharacterized protein, with the protein MPWPNFCFFILAFFAGRVSANEQCRMEINIQGMKLENFVFKRMSASAPHICDIRCGQEITCQSYNYNRKEKICELNNRTKEARPESFRSAPDWFHIRRLNGRAPLGSILELPAMSCQEIKASEGKDSTSNKYWLNPTGNGKTELMFCDMNLGTGDIDECKSDILHCDVNAHCSNTYGSYKCTCKEGYTGTGHVCTDIDECANSSIICGVNATCVNTNGSYGCSCKEGSAVDGGVCSDYGCRHIVWNQPVQDKLMQGNVIRSMEVPHEGSCKVICYMEPNCVSINVRPATQGGNFICELNNATGRNKSSSALQSKEGHIYVAIENLCSSSSCYNNGTCQAGYTDKGFRCKCPSGFTGAYCNKACSLDFEDGIGGWEMTGTAFIYQPTFGDNPTARYRESAQQQGDWWIGGAEKRPSENDPAGWQYSNDSDAPLGTLMSPCFRIVGRNISFLIGGGCTISDIRAELIVDNQVVRTETGNCNETMFRKRWNVTEFTGQYAQVRLVDNKSANWAHINFDDLKGDIICPHYFNENN; encoded by the exons ATGCCGTGgccaaatttttgtttctttatcttgGCTTTTTTCGCGGGCCGCGTATCTGCTAATGAACAGTGCAGGATGGAGATCAACATTCAAGGcatgaaacttgaaaattttgtgtttaaaaGAATGTCAGCATCAGCTCCTCATATCTGTGATATTCGATGTGGACAAGAAATCACCTGCCAAAGCTATAACtacaacagaaaggaaaagatCTGCGAATTGAACAACCGCACCAAAGAGGCGAGGCCTGAAAGTTTTCGCTCGGCCCCTGATTGGTTTCATATCCGGCGTTTAAACGGAAGGG CACCTCTGGGTTCCATTCTGGAATTACCAGCAATGTCTTGCCAAGAAATAAAGGCAAGTGAGGGAAAAGATTCCACTAGCAACAAGTACTGGCTGAATCCAACTGGAAATGGAAAGACAGAGTTGATGTTTTGCGATATGAACTTGGGGACTGGAG ACATCGATGAATGTAAGAGTGATATCTTGCACTGTGACGTGAATGCACACTGTTCAAACACCTATGGCTCGTATAAATGCACATGTAAGGAGGGATACACTGGAACTGGACACGTATGTACAG atattgacgagtgcgCAAATTCCAGCATCATTTGTGGTGTGAATGCGACCTGTGTAAACACTAATGGTTCTTATGGTTGTAGTTGCAAGGAAGGATCAGCTGTAGATGGTGGTGTGTGTTCAG ATTATGGATGCCGCCACATTGTGTGGAATCAACCAGTACAAGACAAACTCATGCAGGGAAACGTAATCAGAAGTATGGAGGTGCCTCATGAGGGCAGCTgtaaagtaatttgttatatggagcctaattgtgtgtcCATAAATGTTCGACCTGCTACTCAAGGAGGAAACTTCATTTGTGAGTTAAACAATGCTACGGGAAGAAATAAAAGCTCATCTGCCCTACAAAGTAAAGAGGGTCATATCTACGTTGCCATTGAG AATCTCTGCAGCAGCAGTTCCTGTTACAACAATGGCACTTGTCAAGCTGGATACACCGATAAAGGATTTCGTTGTAAATGTCCTTCAGGGTTCACTGGCGCATACTGCAATAAAG CTTGCAGTCTTGACTTTGAAGATGGAATTGGTGGATGGGAAATGACAGGCACAGCTTTCATTTACCAGCCAACATTTGGTGACAATCCAACAGCACGCTACAGAGAAAGCGCACAGCAGCAAGGAGACTGGTGGATAGGGGGGGCTGAGAAAAGACCCAGCGAAAACGATCCAGCAGGATGGCAGTACTCAAATGATTCCGACGCACCCCTAGGAACTCTCATGTCTCCTTGTTTCCGTATCGTTGGCAGAAATATCTCGTTTCTCATCGGTGGAGGATGTACCATAAGTGATATTCGTGCGGAGCTTATTGTCGATAACCAG GTTGTCAGAACAGAAACAGGCAACTGTAACGAGACAATGTTCCGTAAGAGATGGAACGTAACAGAATTCACCGGTCAATACGCCCAAGTCAGACTGGTTGATAACAAATCTGCCAACTGGGCTCACATCAACTTTGATGACCTTAAAGGAGATATCATTTGTCCTCACTATTTTAACGAAAACAACTGA